A region from the Gossypium hirsutum isolate 1008001.06 chromosome A08, Gossypium_hirsutum_v2.1, whole genome shotgun sequence genome encodes:
- the LOC107888750 gene encoding B3 domain-containing transcription factor NGA1 isoform X2, whose product MDFGSSGREGLCEEEQMGKGYRCQPQQDINEATTVTSEADSRRVDSDSTLELRTSESATDIEKEHMFDKVVTPSDVGKLNRLVIPKQHAEKYFPLDSSTNEKGLLLNFEDRNGKPWRFRYSYWNSSQSYVMTKGWSRFVKDKELDAGDIVSFQRGAGEMGKDRLFIDSKRRPDAPALVSFHPHQHYFSLGRSIPWNPLLMRPPPTGRDRLYLSPVNPINRRNSYYGGYPTGINVVNPGDAVGSLFYLRSAVGSGAPQMGMIQRQQQGGVVEPILFDSVPVVQSKAAPKRMRLFGVNMECPIPESNECEMLTTSTLAHATMAPQHPDQPPSSSQHPLQLRLYNGTPLPPTDFLNANKGKASLSFDLDT is encoded by the exons ATGGATTTTGGGTCATCAGGGAGAGAAGGGTTGTGTGAAGAAGAGCAGATGGGTAAAG GCTACAGGTGCCAACCTCAACAAGATATTAACGAAGCTACTACTGTGACAAGTGAAGCAGATTCCAGACGCGTAGACTCAGATTCAACCCTCGAGCTTAGGACTAGTGAAAGTGCCACCGACATCGAGAAAGAACACATGTTCGACAAAGTAGTCACGCCAAGCGATGTGGGGAAACTCAATCGACTTGTTATCCCAAAGCAACACGCAGAGAAGTATTTCCCCTTGGATTCTTCCACCAACGAGAAAGGTCTTCTGTTGAATTTCGAGGACAGAAATGGGAAGCCGTGGAGATTCAGATACTCTTATTGGAATAGCAGCCAAAGCTATGTGATGACCAAAGGCTGGAGCCGTTTTGTCAAGGATAAGGAACTTGATGCAGGCGATATAGTTTCTTTCCAGAGAGGAGCAGGTGAAATGGGTAAAGATCGTCTTTTTATTGATTCGAAGCGGAGACCTGATGCACCAGCCCTGGTTTCTTTCCATCCCCATCAACACTACTTCTCTTTGGGCCGCTCAATCCCATGGAATCCACTTCTAATGCGGCCACCACCAACAGGAAGAGATCGCTTGTACTTGTCACCCGTAAACCCTATAAACAGAAGAAATAGCTACTATGGTGGTTACCCAACCGGAATCAATGTGGTGAATCCAGGAGATGCAGTGGGATCACTATTTTATTTGAGATCGGCAGTGGGTTCAGGAGCTCCGCAAATGGGAATGATACAGCGGCAGCAGCAAGGCGGTGTTGTAGAACCAATTTTGTTTGATTCGGTGCCGGTGGTCCAAAGCAAGGCTGCACCCAAAAGGATGAGGCTTTTCGGGGTTAACATGGAATGCCCTATACCGGAGTCGAATGAATGTGAGATGCTAACTACATCTACCTTAGCACATGCTACAATGGCGCCCCAGCATCCAGATCAACCTCCTTCATCATCTCAGCATCCTCTCCAATTAAGGCTCTACAATGGCACGCCACTGCCGCCCACGGACTTTCTTAATGCCAACAAAGGGAAGGCTTCATTGTCATTTGATTTAGATACGTGA
- the LOC107888750 gene encoding B3 domain-containing transcription factor NGA1 isoform X1, translated as MDFGSSGREGLCEEEQMGKGKLPFTYSPSPSSSSSQHKSQLPPLRNPGWEEQPWPIYDNRHHRMTSDLLGYRCQPQQDINEATTVTSEADSRRVDSDSTLELRTSESATDIEKEHMFDKVVTPSDVGKLNRLVIPKQHAEKYFPLDSSTNEKGLLLNFEDRNGKPWRFRYSYWNSSQSYVMTKGWSRFVKDKELDAGDIVSFQRGAGEMGKDRLFIDSKRRPDAPALVSFHPHQHYFSLGRSIPWNPLLMRPPPTGRDRLYLSPVNPINRRNSYYGGYPTGINVVNPGDAVGSLFYLRSAVGSGAPQMGMIQRQQQGGVVEPILFDSVPVVQSKAAPKRMRLFGVNMECPIPESNECEMLTTSTLAHATMAPQHPDQPPSSSQHPLQLRLYNGTPLPPTDFLNANKGKASLSFDLDT; from the coding sequence ATGGATTTTGGGTCATCAGGGAGAGAAGGGTTGTGTGAAGAAGAGCAGATGGGTAAAGGTAAGCTCCCTTTTACTTACTCTCCTTctccttcatcttcttcttctcagCACAAATCCCAGCTGCCTCCTCTTAGAAACCCTGGGTGGGAGGAGCAGCCTTGGCCGATTTACGACAACCGCCACCACCGAATGACTTCCGACTTGTTAGGCTACAGGTGCCAACCTCAACAAGATATTAACGAAGCTACTACTGTGACAAGTGAAGCAGATTCCAGACGCGTAGACTCAGATTCAACCCTCGAGCTTAGGACTAGTGAAAGTGCCACCGACATCGAGAAAGAACACATGTTCGACAAAGTAGTCACGCCAAGCGATGTGGGGAAACTCAATCGACTTGTTATCCCAAAGCAACACGCAGAGAAGTATTTCCCCTTGGATTCTTCCACCAACGAGAAAGGTCTTCTGTTGAATTTCGAGGACAGAAATGGGAAGCCGTGGAGATTCAGATACTCTTATTGGAATAGCAGCCAAAGCTATGTGATGACCAAAGGCTGGAGCCGTTTTGTCAAGGATAAGGAACTTGATGCAGGCGATATAGTTTCTTTCCAGAGAGGAGCAGGTGAAATGGGTAAAGATCGTCTTTTTATTGATTCGAAGCGGAGACCTGATGCACCAGCCCTGGTTTCTTTCCATCCCCATCAACACTACTTCTCTTTGGGCCGCTCAATCCCATGGAATCCACTTCTAATGCGGCCACCACCAACAGGAAGAGATCGCTTGTACTTGTCACCCGTAAACCCTATAAACAGAAGAAATAGCTACTATGGTGGTTACCCAACCGGAATCAATGTGGTGAATCCAGGAGATGCAGTGGGATCACTATTTTATTTGAGATCGGCAGTGGGTTCAGGAGCTCCGCAAATGGGAATGATACAGCGGCAGCAGCAAGGCGGTGTTGTAGAACCAATTTTGTTTGATTCGGTGCCGGTGGTCCAAAGCAAGGCTGCACCCAAAAGGATGAGGCTTTTCGGGGTTAACATGGAATGCCCTATACCGGAGTCGAATGAATGTGAGATGCTAACTACATCTACCTTAGCACATGCTACAATGGCGCCCCAGCATCCAGATCAACCTCCTTCATCATCTCAGCATCCTCTCCAATTAAGGCTCTACAATGGCACGCCACTGCCGCCCACGGACTTTCTTAATGCCAACAAAGGGAAGGCTTCATTGTCATTTGATTTAGATACGTGA